One part of the Paenibacillus silvisoli genome encodes these proteins:
- a CDS encoding carbohydrate ABC transporter permease, translated as MMYRGLGSKLFDGFNVVFMLILTFATFYPIFYIFIVSVSDGNAVMRGEITFWPVKMNWSTYSLLFEDPAILRSYLNTFVYTIVGTAINVLCTALCAYPLSKKDFYGRGFFTLLIVITMFFSGGLIPSYLLIQKLGFLNTIWALVIPGAISVWNMIIMRTFFQGIPNELYESAQMDGANELVSLLKITLPLSKAIMATMALFYAVGHWNSFFGAMIYLDDKDKFPLQIILRNMVVLGEMSGQTQEIGGIYSSVTATNIKYAVIIVAVVPILMVYPFIQKYFVKGVMIGSLKG; from the coding sequence ATGATGTACAGAGGGTTAGGAAGCAAGTTGTTTGACGGGTTCAATGTGGTATTCATGCTTATTTTGACGTTCGCCACCTTTTACCCGATCTTCTATATTTTTATCGTATCCGTGAGCGACGGGAACGCTGTAATGAGGGGAGAAATCACCTTCTGGCCCGTAAAAATGAATTGGAGCACCTACAGCCTCCTGTTCGAGGATCCCGCCATTCTTCGATCGTATCTGAATACGTTCGTGTATACGATTGTCGGAACCGCCATTAACGTCTTATGTACGGCACTGTGCGCGTATCCGCTCTCCAAAAAGGATTTTTACGGCAGAGGCTTCTTTACGCTGTTAATCGTCATTACGATGTTCTTCAGCGGCGGCTTGATCCCATCTTATCTGCTGATTCAGAAGCTGGGTTTTCTCAATACGATCTGGGCGCTCGTTATTCCCGGCGCGATCAGCGTCTGGAACATGATCATCATGCGAACCTTCTTTCAGGGGATTCCAAACGAGCTCTACGAATCCGCGCAGATGGACGGCGCCAACGAGCTGGTCTCGCTGCTGAAGATTACCCTTCCGCTGTCCAAGGCGATTATGGCGACGATGGCGTTGTTCTATGCGGTGGGACATTGGAACAGCTTCTTCGGAGCGATGATTTATCTCGACGACAAGGACAAGTTCCCGCTGCAAATTATACTGCGAAACATGGTCGTGCTGGGCGAGATGTCCGGCCAGACGCAAGAAATCGGCGGCATCTACAGCTCGGTTACCGCGACGAATATTAAATACGCGGTCATTATCGTGGCCGTCGTACCGATCCTGATGGTCTATCCGTTTATTCAGAAATATTTTGTGAAAGGCGTCATGATCGGATCCTTGAAAGGATAA